In the genome of Phaeodactylum tricornutum CCAP 1055/1 chromosome 18, whole genome shotgun sequence, one region contains:
- a CDS encoding predicted protein, whose product MVQLATESGPETLQQNSINANLVDQFTAERSRDGPRSSSSLLYKPRARDASRHYVYPPPLAAPPAVESAPRRQSSHPRSVTRARGSSGIPPRGKLELSDLHGLSEGEFLQALQDDPELAAAVAEQVQRRKTESTSQGRDGSRRSQPPKRASRTTESPKVWRKGERIEQLQKDGVPVFQWIVVLALLGVALYQLYKTLSEPSAADKAKATRLEKRKSGHKKEPKNKARSGTKATTLATSYSHETAHENVDEQIVAELKDAVVVPESVPSSTAAPKKKPKKAKAKTAKKSTLMNEVVAPASHTPPPERSQPLSAPVFSTKADVSLDSTDGWQTVGGDGGHVATTETPKPSVPDEKPVVPSNASTVLSNNWTEADNVHKKKKKKKKVTATKEQRQSSSVTTTHDNGVGFDAQLALELQQQENLIIPSNGTANNHENGDGDEWAPVSTRKKRNQA is encoded by the coding sequence ATGGTCCAATTGGCGACCGAATCCGGTCCCGAAACACTCCAACAAAATTCGATCAACGCGAATTTGGTGGATCAATTCACGGCCGAACGTTCGCGGGACGGACCCCGTTCGAGCAGCAGCTTACTGTACAAGCCACGCGCGCGGGATGCGTCCCGTCACTACGTCTATCCTCCGCCACTAGCCGCTCCACCGGCGGTGGAATCCGCTCCGCGTCGGCAGTCGTCGCATCCTCGGTCCGTGACGCGTGCGCGGGGGAGTAGTGGGATTCCACCCCGTGGCAAATTGGAATTGAGTGATTTGCACGGATTGTCGGAAGGCGAATTCCTGCAAGCCTTGCAGGATGATCCGGAACTCGCCGCGGCGGTGGCCGAACAAGTGCAGCGTAGGAAGACAGAGTCGACGTCCCAAGGCCGCGACGGCAGTCGCCGTTCCCAACCACCCAAGCGCGCGTCGCGGACGACCGAGTCCCCCAAGGTGTGGCGTAAAGGTGAACGCATCGAACAACTCCAAAAGGACGGCGTGCCCGTTTTCCAGTGGATTGTCGTCTTGGCTTTACTCGGTGTGGCCTTGTACCAACTCTACAAGACGCTGTCGGAACCGTCCGCGGCGGATAAGGCCAAGGCGACGCGTCTCGAAAAACGCAAGAGCGGGCACAAGAAGGAACCGAAAAACAAGGCCAGATCGGGAACGAAAGCGACAACGCTTGCCACCAGCTACAGCCACGAGACCGCACACGAGAACGTGGATGAACAGATTGTGGCGGAATTGAAAGATGCGGTTGTCGTGCCGGAATCGGTTCCCTCAAGCACGGCGGCGCCCAAAAAGAAACcgaaaaaggccaaagcCAAGACGGCGAAAAAGTCGACTTTAATGAACGAAGTGGTTGCGCCGGCGAGCCATACACCGCCACCGGAGCGTAGCCAACCTTTGTCGGCACCCGTGTTTTCCACCAAAGCAGACGTGAGCCTCGACAGCACGGATGGGTGGCAAACGGTGGGAGGGGACGGTGGACACGTTGCTACGACCGAAACCCCCAAGCCCAGCGTACCTGATGAGAAGCCAGTGGTTCCTAGTAACGCTTCTACCGTATTGTCCAACAATTGGACAGAAGCGGACAACGTccacaagaagaagaaaaagaagaagaaagtgaCTGCCACGAAAGAGCAGCGGCAATCATCATCGGTGACTACGACTCACGACAACGGGGTCGGTTTCGATGCGCAGCTGGCACTGGAACTCCAGCAGCAGGAGAATTTGATCATACCGTCAAACGGAACTGCCAATAACCATGAGAATGGAGATGGCGACGAGTGGGCGCCTGTATCGACcaggaagaaacgcaacCAAGCCTAA
- a CDS encoding predicted protein produces DPYKILGVPRDADVREIKLAYRKKALQHHPDKQKTDEERAQATVLFSKISNAYELLSDEQQRNAYD; encoded by the coding sequence GATCCGTACAAAATATTGGGTGTACCGCGCGATGCGGACGTCCGAGAAATCAAACTGGCGTATCGGAAAAAGGCGCTCCAGCATCATCCCGACAAGCAAAAGACGGACGAGGAGCGTGCACAAGCCACCGTGTTGTTTTCGAAAATCAGCAACGCCTATGAGCTCCTGTCTGATGAGCAACAACGCAACGCGTACGAC
- a CDS encoding predicted protein, translated as MWRPLLARWHRTMGGYSVRSDSWPWDTPWRRAASARGITNTSTDGTVSLWMTSFATSLAAAAVVVLGYCIPLPTVTTLLETKQQHNSHSHDEHSKPVVAYQIPVSFLDRLASKSYLHWIDPDTQSQSTTTNRASEQRRRATGAEPSASSKRPVGIPATLRLLTVDLPEVRHGFSGGPCGVATDRVFPDGIAPPRRTSFVPPSPGSGPSRSTTTHPEPTGTPTKVQSPSIPLTVEQKAWVTSVYECVNPGTGRVAVQVMEANTASFNINNVRKTKRIGNFEYDPTAYGPQRFATTLVTTPSDELQAPWNQYAWKEEVRLRVSGQVRFGEPLRQGSRSWWQRLVAHTGIGATSRSVYQATVPPQPVSWSERGLSLLGQRPAYDTLAGRDGCDHTWAGNQPHAVVANGAALHRVPHALKYLQQTCREHNVPLYVIRDPRVWGANTSVRETVHTDGTNDEDNDDVGAVLREVRKYVKGQLVTNSLRLAAGTAFARGRWVGQSEAHWQHRIETVQRLTQERLERAREQRRTLLDRDWSQLDAVALERKLVEKGALCPTNVAGTKECTETIATAGLLDLAKRLSRQNEEDADTVLTNQDVDDGTELAAGNDEGTKDQTDTQTHIDTSSYSSIARALVCPIASEAVACVTMKDFSKTFFPDLEKVPDCDESSCSESSTEDDSVKREKYRTKEDQDVAVFMALAERLSLSSLLHLLQGHARTHLAGASPMYLTACQIASSTSQSKASASKALHKREQPQLPKVVKKFRFAEISNSQVRAVVHEIPTIKDEKQLWWSEEEMRAIRGEAIKTVKYFRKFRPEFTESIEILAESQEGSADKATVEMHMKKLTNDSYARGFETHIVNLLSRLRKETVKAVLAEQTECRHCEDSYDVTIECLREQSIAYSGQSQTFAAKIAECDQVEALKAQLSTWVPEPPSHGVD; from the exons ATGTGGAGACCATTACTCGCTCGCTGGCACCGAACGATGGGAGGATATTCCGTGCGGAGCGACTCGTGGCCGTGGGACACGCCGTGGCGCAGGGCCGCGTCGGCGCGTGGTATCACCAATACGAGTACGGACGGAACCGTCTCGTTGTGGATGACCTCGTTCGCGACTTCTctcgccgccgccgctgtCGTGGTATTGGGTTACTGTATTCCCCTACCCACGGTCACGACCTTGTTGGAAACTAAACAACAGCATAATTCACACTCGCACGACGAACACTCCAAACCCGTCGTGGCCTACCAGATTCCCGTCTCCTTTCTCGACCGGCTGGCATCCAAGTCCTACTTGCACTGGATTGATCCGGATACCCAATCGCAATCCACAACGACGAACCGTGCGAGTGAGCAACGTCGCAGAGCTACGGGTGCCGAACCTAGCGCGTCGTCCAAACGACCCGTAGGCATTCCAGCCACCTTGCGCCTGTTGACGGTGGACTTGCCCGAAGTACGCCACGGATTTTCGGGAGGACCATGCGGCGTAGCCACCGACCGGGTTTTCCCCGACGGCATTGCGCCACCACGGCGGACAAGCTTTGTACCACCATCCCCCGGATCGGGGCCGTCGCGGTCGACCACAACCCACCCGGAACCTACAGGGACCCCTACAAAAGTCCAGTCCCCGTCAATTCCACTCACAGTCGAGCAAAAAGCTTGGGTCACATCCGTGTACGAATGCGTTAACCCTGGTACCGGCAGAGTCGCCGTACAAGTCATGGAAGCCAATACCGCCTCGTTCAACATTAACAACGTGCGGAAAACCAAACGAATTGGCAACTTCGAGTACGACCCGACCGCGTACGGTCCCCAGCGATTCGCCACGACGCTCGTAACGACTCCGTCCGATGAACTCCAAGCTCCTTGGAATCAATACGCTTGGAAGGAAGAAGTCCGGTTGCGCGTTTCCGGCCAGGTACGGTTCGGCGAACCCTTACGGCAAGGTTCACGCTCGTGGTGGCAAAGGCTAGTGGCACACACTGGTATTGGTGCCACCTCACGTAGCGTATATCAAGCTACGGTTCCACCTCAACCCGTGTCGTGGAGCGAACGTGGATTGTCTCTGTTGGGACAACGTCCCGCGTACGACACTCTTGCTGGTCGGGATGGATGTGACCATACCTGGGCCGGGAACCAACCCCACGCGGTGGTGGCCAACGGAGCCGCTCTACACCGCGTCCCTCACGCACTCAAATATCTGCAACAAACGTGTCGGGAACACAATGTCCCGCTATACGTCATTCGCGATCCCCGTGTATGGGGTGCCAACACGAGTGTCCGTGAGACTGTGCACACGGACGGTACgaacgacgaggacaacgacgacgtggGGGCGGTCCTGCGGGAAGTTCGAAAATACGTCAAAGGACAACTCGTTACTAATTCGTTGCGACTGGCCGCCGGGACGGCGTTTGCCCGGGGTCGATGGGTGGGACAATCCGAGGCCCATTGGCAACACCGAATCGAAACGGTACAGCGACTGACGCAGGAGCGTCTGGAGCGGGCCCGCGAACAGCGACGCACACTGTTGGATCGGGATTGGAGTCAACTGGACGCGGTTGCACTGGAACGCAAGCTGGTGGAGAAGGGCGCCCTGTGTCCTACAAATGTGGCAGGGACGAAGGAGTGCACGGAAACTATCGCGACCGCGGGACTCCTGGACTTGGCAAAGCGACTGTCTCGCCAAAACGAGGAGGATGCGGATACAGTCCTCACCAACCAAGATGTGGATGATGGTACCGAATTGGCTGCTGGCAATGACGAAGGTACAAAGGATCAAACTGACA CACAAACACATATTGATACTTCCTCGTATAGCAGTATAGCACGAGCCCTCGTATGTCCTATCGCTAGCGAAGCGGTCGCCTGTGTCACGATGAAggatttttccaaaactttcTTTCCGGACTTGGAAAAAGTCCCCGATTGTGACGAAAGTAGTTGCAGTGAAAGCAGTACGGAGGATGACTCGGTGAAGCGTGAAAAGTACCGTACGAAGGAAGACCAGGATGTGGCGGTATTTATGGCGCTTGCCGAGAGGCTGAGTCTCTCCAGTTTGTTGCATCTTTTGCAGGGACATGCTCGGACACACCTCGCCGGGGCCAGCCCGATGTACCTGACGGCGTGTCAGATTGCGTCTTCCACATCGCAATCGAAAGCATCTGCTTCCAAAGCACTACACAAAAGAGAACAACCACAGCTTCCCAAAGTCGTCAAAAAGTTTCGTTTTGCAGAAATAAGCAATTCTCAGGTGCGTGCCGTTGTGCACGAGATTCCTACCATCAAGGATGAGAAGCAACTCTGGTggtcggaagaagaaatgcgCGCCATTCGGGGCGAGGCTATCAAAACGGTCAAGTATTTTCGCAAATTCCGTCCCGAGTTCACGGAATCGATCGAAATTCTTGCCGAATCGCAAGAAGGCTCTGCCGATAAGGCAACGGTGGAAATGCACATGAAAAAGCTGACGAACGACTCGTACGCGCGAGGTTTTGAGACGCATATTGTGAATTTATTGAGCCGGCTGCGCAAGGAAACTGTCAAGGCAGTCCTGGCCGAACAAACAGAATGCCGGCACTGTGAAGACTCGTACGATGTCACCATTGAATGTTTGCGGGAACAATCAATCGCGTACAGTGGGCAGAGCCAAACCTTTGCGGCCAAAATTGCCGAATGTGATCAGGTGGAAGCTCTCAAAGCGCAGCTGTCAACATGGGTGCCCGAGCCACCATCACACGGGGTAGATTAG
- a CDS encoding predicted protein produces FKLVEKELQPFSDSIKELVSSDQPILSMAAKHFFEKRHGKRFRPTIVQLMAKTAQLGQIVEMIHVASLIHDDVLDEADTRRGGEAVHKLYSNKVAVLAGDYLLARASVLLARLENTAVVQVMATALESLVAGEIMQLKSPAESLLEMESYLRKSYYKTASLICYACRSTALLGGHAYGSTVATACEEFGFHLGLAYQIQDDILDFTAAATVLGKPALADMDLGLSTAPILYAAQEFPHLKPLVMRRFKEKGDKQAALEALYKSDVAMDKARALARFHAQRAVDALLRLPPSESRNALVRLTHAVITRKK; encoded by the exons TTCAAGTTGGTGGAAAAAGAACTCCAACCCTTTTCGGATAGTATCAAAGAGCTAGTTTCGTCCGATCAGCCCATTCTTTCCATGGCAGCCAAGCACTTTTTTGAAAAACGACACGGCAAGCGCTTCCGACCCACGATTGTGCAACTCATGGCCAAGACG GCGCAATTGGGCCAGATTGTTGAAATGATCCACGTGGCCAGTCTCATCCACGATGACgttttggacgaagccgacacCCGTCGCGGCGGAGAAGCCGTCCACAAACTCTACTCCAACAAGGTTGCCGTTCTCGCCGGCGATTACCTCCTCGCGCGGGCTTCGGTCTTGTTGGCGCGATTGGAAAATACCGCCGTCGTGCAAGTCATGGCgacggctttggaaagcCTCGTGGCTGGGGAAATCATGCAACTCAAGAGTCCCGCCGAAAGTCTATTGGAAATGGAAAGTTATTTACGCAAGAGCTACTACAAGACCGCATCACTGATTTGCTACGCTTGCCGTTCGACGGCCTTGTTGGGTGGACACGCTTACGGATCCACCGTGGCCACCGCGTGTGAAGAATTCGGCTTCCACCTGGGACTGGCCTATCAGATCCAGGACGATATTCTCGATttcaccgccgccgccaccgtgCTGGGAAAGCCCGCCTTGGCCGACATGGATTTGGGTCTGAGCACGGCTCCAATTCTGTACGCGGCGCAGGAATTTCCGCATTTGAAGCCTCTAGTGATGCGAAGATTCAAAGAAAAGGGTGACAAGCAGGCGGCGCTGGAGGCTCTGTATAAGAGCGACGTTGCCATGGACAAGGCCCGGGCCTTGGCCCGCTTCCACGCCCAACGGGCCGTCGACGCCTTGTTGCGTCTCCCGCCTTCGGAATCCCGCAACGCCCTGGTGCGACTCACACACGCGGTTATTACGCGCAAAAAGTAA
- a CDS encoding predicted protein, with the protein MDPIRHEESERMPMTLVPNRPLPEASFDAFDVKAVVLGYYSTLLCTRPGSGEAFAFRSDRSRRSIRSQHCSWTHPPEVFRSPSLYLKDQRDDEEDDNQRKPSNATPEPVNDVLSRFTAPRIDDPFLPLSDVLVAQIIAPSLQIAWLSLNHAPSPSWLQPIFATSTLYSSRGSLIAPTLIHGAALASCWIVGALAARAYQQDAIAADADGKLGTVLARVVQAGAFATGILILATQTDLFLEYGRWVQVGETEEIDFRLLVALVELSNDVFFEATTMVTWRLYLAWQSVRRQR; encoded by the exons ATGGACCCGATCCGTCACGAAGAATCGGAGAGGATGCCGATGACGTTGGTACCGAACAGGCCTCTCCCCGAAGCAAGCTTCGATGCCTTTGACG TAAAAGCAGTAGTGTTGGGATACTACAGTACACTGCTGTGTACCCGACCTGGATCGGGAGAAGCGTTCGCTTTTCGTTCCGATCGGTCGCGACGATCCATCCGTTCCCAACATTGCTCGTGGACGCATCCTCCCGAAGTCTTTCGATCCCCGTCCTTGTATTTAAAGGATCAGCGagacgatgaggaagacgacaatcAACGGAAACCATCCAACGCCACACCAGAACCCGTCAACGACGTTCTTTCCCGATTTACCGCTCCCCGAATCGACGACCCATTCCTACCCTTATCCGACGTCCTCGTCGCGCAAATCATCGCTCCGAGTCTACAGATCGCCTGGTTGAGTCTCAATCACGCACCGTCACCTTCCTGGCTCCAACCCATATTCGCCACCTCCACACTCTACAGCAGTCGCGGGAGTCTGATCGCTCCCACACTCATTCACGGCGCCGCACTGGCCTCGTGTTGGATCGTGGGAGCCCTGGCGGCCCGCGCCTACCAACAAGACGCGATCGCGGCCGACGCCGACGGTAAACTGGGCACCGTGCTCGCGCGAGTCGTACAGGCCGGGGCCTTTGCCACGGGAATACTGATCCTGGCCACCCAAACGGATCTCTTTCTCGAATACGGACGCTGGGTTCAAGTCGgcgaaacggaagaaattgatTTTCGACTCCTCGTGGCACTGGTGGAACTCAGTAACGACGTTTTTTTCGAAGCGACCACTATGGTTACCTGGAGACTGTATCTGGCCTGGCAAAGCGTGCGGCGGCAGCGATAG
- a CDS encoding predicted protein codes for MADRDYVPLGMNSAGSMVAAAQTVHQLSSAHQASTAPDYSLETPSNAVERHKSRRRLKRNVTLAVVGVALASVVTALLAMTWHLSTVCYVAFCIPLAVAPYTIVQRVWLNKMPTFRQVINQCREACNRLYYQNGRLHEEISRLQLEVAKLEGLEEELQQTAQQNGLNVEEFRCLVKENGEVQREMKKLQQARELQSFLAAILQSDVDGNSQLSAMEMNQLMIRLRAFSTRPVDEERLREAFRMSSAYSTTTLFAKNSQVYKESQQDQESIFGVAFDYDAMV; via the exons ATGGCGGATCGCGATTACGTCCCACTCGGTATGAACAGCGCCGGCAGTATGGTGGCGGCGGCCCAGACCGTCCACCAGCTGTCGTCGGCGCACCAAGCGAGCACCGCCCCGGACTACTCATTGGAAACCCCATCCAATGCCGTCGAACGTCACAAATCCCGTCGTCGTCTCAAACGCAATGTGACGCTTGCAGTCGTAGGGGTGGCGTTGGCTTCCGTCGTGACGGCCCTGTTGGCCATGACTTGGCACCTCAGCACCGTTTGCTACGTGGCCTTTTGCATCCCCCTGGCGGTTGCACCCTACACAATTGTGCAGCGGGTGTGGTTGAACAAGATGCCAACCTTTCGCCAAGTTATCAATCAGTGTCGGGAGGCGTGCAATCGACTTTATTACCAAAACGGGCGACTACACGAGGAGATTTCTCGGCTCCAGCTCGAAGTGGCCAAGTTGGAAGGACTGGAAGAAGAGCTACAGCAAACGGCTCAACAAAATGGATTAAACGTCGAAGAGTTCCGTTGTTTAGTAAAGGAAAATGGAGAAGTACAACGAGAAATGAAG AAACTCCAACAAGCGCGGGAGCTACAAAGCTTTTTGGCAGCAATCCTACAGTCCGATGTGGACGGTAACAGCCAACTTTCCGCAATGGAAATGAACCAGCTCATGATCCGACTCCGTGCCTTTTCCACTCGTCCAGTGGACGAAGAACGTCTCCGTGAGGCCTTTCGCATGTCATCCGCCTACAGTACCACAACTCTATTCGCAAAGAATTCGCAAGTTTACAAAGAGAGTCAACAAGATCAAGAGTCGATATTTGGCGTGGCGTTTGATTATGACGCAATggtctaa
- a CDS encoding predicted protein, which yields MELFRFFPSPERTTDQSPPLSDPVIVDPYQVLQVRKDATDSEIRHSYRRLALWNHPGRSANASREERERRLQVFGVLAACYETLLDKEARRRFDALHRDFDYRARIRHLPKGDIRVGGRNVKVETIDPKQSKRPETRAEAYPTHCLPTLALASSDTSSNPDQPETNLTETLHANSKDVGIPVVKRSNPTDRQDTMRLWSCGMIDSLTPKNDTAQSTTYLPNTNVEDEDLDIQYTESEMNRLFGGPLQLLFRARRWEPFRDPFQVFTMVFGSELSLSRPLEAMDAPKTNEVIPLSPSRSSQPSGWTGRSETLANGTVVFTTSRLLSDRKVIRTEAVRTDPVTKEQYAYVTVTSEPLDSDSVVDGKKAVRLDFCGYFSFCATDTTMERVATNNESGTWSMCGCGAW from the coding sequence ATGGaattgtttcgtttcttccCCTCCCCGGAGCGAACCACGGACCAGTCTCCACCATTGTCGGACCCGGTCATTGTTGACCCGTACCAGGTGTTGCAGGTCCGTAAAGACGCCACGGATTCCGAAATTCGACACTCATACCGGCGCTTGGCGCTTTGGAATCATCCCGGACGGTCCGCCAACGCCTCTCGGGAGGAACGCGAGCGACGACTCCAAGTCTTTGGCGTTCTCGCGGCCTGCTACGAAACGCTCTTGGACAAGGAAGCCCGTCGCCGCTTCGACGCCTTGCACCGGGATTTCGATTACCGAGCGCGGATTCGTCACTTACCGAAAGGAGATATTCGTGTAGGCGGGCGTAACGTCAAAGTGGAGACGATAGATCCGAAACAGTCGAAGCGGCCCGAGACACGTGCGGAGGCCTATCCGACGCACTGTCTACCGACCCTGGCTCTTGCGTCATCCGACACCAGTTCAAATCCGGATCAGCCAGAGACAAATCTAACAGAAACTTTGCACGCAAATAGCAAAGACGTTGGTATCCCAGTGGTAAAGCGGTCCAACCCGACGGATAGGCAGGATACAATGAGGCTGTGGAGTTGCGGAATGATAGACTCCCTGACACCAAAGAATGACACTGCCCAATCCACAACATACCTTCCGAACACCAACGTAGAGGATGAGGATTTAGACATTCAATACACCGAGTCGGAAATGAATCGCCTGTTCGGTGGTCCGCTTCAGCTTTTGTTTCGGGCGCGCCGCTGGGAACCTTTCCGCGATCCATTTCAAGTCTTTACCATGGTCTTTGGCTCCGAGCTATCGTTATCGAGACCgttggaagcaatggatGCTCCCAAGACGAACGAGGTAATTCCCTTGTCACCTTCTCGATCTTCCCAGCCTTCAGGATGGACGGGACGGTCGGAGACGTTGGCCAACGGGACGGTTGTGTTTACCACTAGTCGCTTGCTGAGTGATCGCAAAGTCATTCGGACCGAGGCGGTTCGTACCGATCCCGTTACGAAAGAACAATACGCGTACGTGACCGTCACGTCCGAGCCACTTGATAGTGACTCCGTCGTGGATGGTAAAAAAGCCGTGCGTCTAGACTTTTGTGGCTATTTTTCGTTCTGCGCAACCGATACGACGATGGAGAGAGTTGCGACCAACAACGAGTCGGGAACGTGGTCCATGTGTGGTTGCGGGGCGTGGTAG
- a CDS encoding predicted protein, which yields MGCKIKKFSNFLRDHYTCFVTPTYSTQRIFYKQFVMMKFAFFAAALSLSGTFSVAQDLDCSFQQNIEILQDDLLTLRQISNPVDRSVSIELEYRGQGWLGFGFSSGGEMIGNIAVIGEPGVESTADSPNPAKYFLGSFGLSGVGRVSGARQTLADASISQNATHTTLRFTKLLEEADELAISDSESNFAIFAVGRTNTLQGVHIRNGAFPLLLSQCRDTNSTDDVPLGDVVVDLFNDELPKKNLWQAHGFMMAVAWGIIVPIAIGSSILRSLLPDTMWFNLHFGLNSLAVLTVIASFGLAVYGISDQNKKHFTEDTHQLVGLIVFLLAVLQLLSGLCRPHLRKPTTNGEEHPIRLRKMKPRRLWEYKHRIVGVSTLALAWWNCYSGIGLYAERIEAENEIVHTITLFAIAGGIVGTVFVVYCILRCT from the exons ATGGGCTGTAAGATAAAAAAGTTTTCGAACTTTCTACGAGACCATTACACTTGTTTTGTCACTCCCACCTATAGCACT CAACGGATATTCTACAAGCAATTCGTTATGATGAAGTTTGCATTCTTTGCCGCAGCTCTTTCGCTCTCCGGAACATTCTCTGTTGCACAGGACCTTGACTGTTCCTTCCAGCAGAATATTGAGATTCTACAAGATGACCTACTAACCTTGCGACAAATCAGCAACCCGGTAGACCGAAGTGTGAGCATTGAGCTTGAGTATCGTGGACAGGGCTGGCTTGGCTTCGGCTTTTCATCGGGGGGAGAAATGATCGGAAATATTG CTGTCATCGGAGAACCTGGAGTAGAATCGACTGCCGACTCCCCGAACCCGGCCAAGTATTTTCTGGGCAGTTTTGGTTTGAGCGGAGTTGGGAGGGTCAGTGGTGCACGTCAGACTCTGGCAGACGCTAGTATTTCCCAAAATGCCACCCACACTACTCTGCGTTTCACCAAATTGCTCGAAGAAGCAGACGAATTGGCTATATCAGACTCGGAGTCAAACTTTGCTATTTTCGCCGTGGGACGTACCAACACGCTTCAGGGAGTACACATCCGGAACGGTgcttttccattgttgcTTAGCCAGTGCCGAGACACCAACAGTACCGACGATGTGCCTCTAGGGGACGTCGTGGTGGACTTATTTAATGATGAGTTACCAAAGAAGAACTTGTGGCAAGCGCATGGATTCATGATGGCCGTTGCATGGGGAATCATTGTCCCGATCGCAATTGGTTCAAGTATTCTTCGAAGCCTCCTCCCAGACACTATGTGGTTTAATCTCCACTTTGGGCTAAATTCTTTG GCCGTTCTCACAGTGATCGCTTCCTTCGGTCTCGCTGTTTATGGAATCAGCGACCAGAACAAGAAACACTTTACCGAGGATACGCATCAGCTTGTGGGACTGATcgttttccttttggctGTCTTGCAACTGTTGAGCGGTCTGTGCCGTCCTCATCTTCGAAAACCGACGACTAACGGTGAGGAACATCCAATTCGATTGAGAAAGATGAAACCGCGACGATTGTGGGAGTACAAGCATCGCATTGTGGGTGTCTCTACTTTGGCTCTAGCGTGGTGGAATTGTTACTCCGGGATTGGCCTGTACGCGgaaagaatcgaagcagaaAACGAAATCGTGCACACCATCACCCTTTTTGCTATCGCTGGTGGTATTGTCGGCACAGTTTTTGTTGTCTACTGCATTCTACGTTGTACTTGA
- a CDS encoding predicted protein, whose product MLHSRGERVPLIKRGQHPIAQEQQRQAHDETSVRRRASHQHDGPQHISMEEVSFRSDDDESVPSRLDKADRRSRLGQCVGRLQQAIQRGVLRVLPPQTDDHAFEDLTNDESWRWSFGTREDDGVWCNVTDSAGLIIAILVWVLFLYSGLTLVVLAQNGHLPMPVTFLQCTLCNLALASHAKTMLTDPGTVPASAIPSPNPSVRFHAMCSVCNVFKPEQAHHCRICNRCVSGMDHHCPWMNNCIGTGNLKHFFLFLSYTWTGSVLALILFSVNYFGCNNENCEFSGVEIQLVRVMTWLCIGALLFTSSMLMNVIYTIMTGVGTIDRLKKKAMNEWNEATEDAIPMRTIFGIGPRWTWCLPTDPLWDSYDAVMGYATVEQMRRARQGAPEKGPVKNNPLAYNKVDV is encoded by the exons ATGTTGCATTCGCGAGGTGAACGCGTCCCATTAATTAAACGAGGCCAGCATCCCATTGCGCAGGAACAGCAGAGGCAAGCACACGACGAGACGTCGGTGCGGAGACGAGCGTCTCACCAGCACGATGGACCCCAG CATATATCTATGGAGGAAGTGTCCTTCCgatcggacgacgacgagtccgTCCCGTCTCGTCTCGACAAGGCGGACCGACGTTCGCGGCTGGGTCAATGCGTTGGCCGCCTCCAGCAAGCGATCCAACGGGGTGTTCTCAGAGTACTGCCCCCGCAAACGGACGATCACGCTTTTGAAGACCTCACCAACGACGAATCCTGGCGGTGGAGTTTCGGAACACGCGAAGACGACGGAGTGTGGTGCAACGTGACCGATTCAGCAGGCCTTATTATTGCGATCCTTGTATGGGTACTCTTCCTCTACTCCGGCTTGACCTTGGTCGTACTCGCACAGAACGGCCATTTGCCTATGCCTGTTACTTTTTTGCAGTGTACCTTGTGTAACTTGGCGTTGGCCTCGCACGCTAAAACCATGCTCACCGACCCCGGGACCGTACCGGCCTCGGCCATTCCTTCCCCTAATCCCAGTGTGCGATTCCACGCCATGTGCTCCGTGTGCAACGTCTTTAAACCGGAGCAGGCACACCATTGTAGGATATGCAATCGATGCGTCAGTGGAATGGACCACCACTGTCCGTG GATGAACAATTGTATCGGCACCGGCAACCTGaaacatttctttttgtttttgagCTATACGTGGACGGGATCGGTCTTGGCGTTAATTCTCTTTAGCGTCAACTATTTTGGCTGCAACAATGAAAACTGTGAATTCAGCGGTGTGGAAATACAATTGGTGCGAGTCATGACTTGGCTTTGTATCGGGGCActcttgtttaccagtaGTATGCTTATG AACGTCATTTACACGATAATGACGGGTGTCGGTACGATTGATCGgctcaagaaaaaggccaTGAACGAGTGGAACGAGGCTACGGAAGACGCCATTCCGATGCGGACGATCTTTGGCATTGGTCCCCGGTGGACCTGGTGCCTACCCACCGATCCTTTGTGGGACTCGTACGATGCCGTCATGGGCTACGCCACGGTGGAACAAATGCGCCGGGCCCGACAGGGGGCTCCGGAAAAAGGCCCCGTGAAAAACAACCCCCTAGCGTACAACAAAGTAGACGTGTAA